The Accipiter gentilis chromosome 4, bAccGen1.1, whole genome shotgun sequence region GCATTATTAGTACTTCCAGCGTGGGGATGAAGAACAGAGCACGAACCATTTGAACTAATGTGAAGAGTTTTccttattaagaaaaataaggaaaatcaaAGAATGGAAAGTTTAAGCTACAGGAAGAAATCATGGTAAAACAGTGAGAATTTGCTTGAATAAAATGCTAAAAGTCTTCCTTTAAGAAAACAGTCTGCCATGGCAGAGATAAGCTAATAATTTGAAATGCTGAAAACAGCAGGCCTGCTGCAAGTTGTTAGATGTTTATTTGAATTCAACACACAAGTAAAGAGGTCTGTCTGACATAAAGATATTATTTATTGCAACACAGCTCCTTAAAAATCTCAATTTTGCCTGGACAGGAGAACATAGTTCTTCTCCCaacatgaatattaaaaaaactttAACAAAAGGTAATACGTTTTTAGTCAGTCCACAACATGCTGCTTCTTATGTGCCAGCCATGCTATTGCTGGGGTTCTGCAAAAGCTGCCTTAGCTAGAGGATGGCTGGGATCTGCAAAGAAGAGAAGCCCCAGCCATCAGTGATATTATACGTGTCACTGAATTGCTGTGGTTTGACTTTTCTCTCTCTAAAAAACATCAGCCAGCATGGCTTGCAGTGAAGTGTTTCATAAGAATGGAGAAAGTTGACATTTCCCTACTGAAAATAGACTGCTACATTTCCAGAGGCCTATCATTTTTCAGGAACAATGAGAAACTAATCTCTGTTATATGAAAGTAAGCTGGACCCTAGAAGATACAATCCATGGCTAAAGGTTTGTTGGATGAGATGCAGCATAGCACCACATGATGAAACCACCTTGCATAACAAATTGTCTTATCCATATAACAGGAAACAGGTTTGAACTTGACATACTTTTACTCCtaatgagaaaaatatgaaacCTCTAGAGAAGTACACAATTGGGTTTACCTTGGGCCAGTTTAATTTCCTGTCCCCATTCCTCTTCTGAAGGCAGACAAGTAATAAATATcctggtctaaaaaaaaaaaaaaaaacaccccaaaaggaaagaaaacataccaTTAATTTGCCCAAATTATTGCTTGAAGCTGTGGAAATCAGGCAGCTAAATGTGGCAGTTAGGGGCACTTCTGAGAAACAAGCTTCTGTAGTTCTCATCTCCTGTCTGATGTGGAGAAATGGAAGTAATGTGAACGCTACCCATTTCCTAAGACCAAAAAGCAGGTGTTTGTCTCAACTAGTTACTCTCATGGTCATGACTAGATAATGATTTTCCATTAATTTTGCCCTCAAGTTTAATGGTCCTTGTCTGATTACATTACCCGTCTCTTGACGTAGTTGCCAATAGGGATTACATCTATGCAGAGCCTTCGCAGTGATTGATCCACCAAGTGTGGCTCCACTATCTGCATAAGTTACCAAAACCTAGCTGTTTCTAGACATTAACTCAGCTGAGCCAGAGCCGCACTGAGGCAATTCTGTCCCCAACCTTCCCACAGAAAGAACTTTTCCAAAGAACCAAGGTCTCTTATATGATAATtcagcttggaagggacctcaggaggtcgctagtccaacctcttgctcaaagcagagtcagcttCAAAGCGGGTTGCTCGGGAGCAGCAATAGCATTACCAGATAAAGCTAATCTTTGAATGGGGAACCGGTATTGTACCTCATCCCATGTCCAGTTATGCAAAGCAGAGGGCTTCAGCATGCCTAGAGTGCTTCCTTATGTTCCAACCAGTTGCAGCTCAGGAGCTTTCTGAATGAGATGTCATTTCTATAAATTTACTGAATTCCAGTGGATTTTTCTTCCGTGAACTTGTTCAGATTCACAGTGAACTCAAGTGAAAATATTAATGGTGGAATTCAGCTCACAGAAGGATGTACCTCACTTGGGGTGTCTACATGTAGGCTTCTGCTTATCATCTGGGTGCTGTTACAGTCAAGGGAGAATTACTCAGTGCAAGTCAATGCAACCAAGATTGATTCATCTCATCAGATATATGTGTCTACATATAACTATCAGAGCTTGCCAATGATGTAATCCATTTCTTGGATGCGTTTCTGGTGCTGCTTCTGTCAAAATAGTGACTTAGAAATGAAGTTTAATGGAATAATTCAtgtgaacagaaaaggagaagtctGGATTGACTCCTATGATGTAGGAAACTGTGTTGAAGATGAATGTGGGCTTGTGTGTTTCATTTTAATCCCTTAGAGCATATTTGATTCCTTAAAGCACTGAATCCACTCCTCAAGCCTCACAAGTCTGAGGCATGCAAAGCTCAGGGAGTTACTCTGCTGTTCCCTGCTTTCTGACgtttcttctgtttccttaatGAGCATCACCTAAAATGCAGAGCATGTGAGAGTTATTGGACTGAGATGAGAAGAGGTCAGAGTTTTCCCAGCAGATAGATCAAGGGCAAATGCAGTCTCAGCCCACACACCTTGTTGTGACTACTGGTAAGCAACCTACCAAGGCAGGGAAGAAAATCATTGCAGTGTGGGTACAGGTCACTGGAAAGGGACCCTTTCACCCCAACACTGCAGTAGAGGTGACTATGTCTTATGTTTCAAGACATTATTCTATTTAAGAACCAGAGCTATGGTCACCTTACATTCTGGATATTCTCAGCAGCAGAATGCTAGATGTCAAGACCAGCGGTtgatttttgcttctcttttgttGACAGCCTCAGGTAGTCAGGACTCTGTAACGTACAGTACTACTCCCTGCTAGATGCAGATTAAGCTTTAGACAACCCTGAAGCTTCTGGAGTCAGGTATTCTACAAAAATTCAAGCTTTCCTTAAAAACCCTGAATAACGTatggaaaatacaatgaaagggtAACTAACTTACGTTGGTTATGCCTACCTGCTTCTGTCAAGAGCTTAAAACAACAGATTCAAAAGGTGCAAAATGTTTCACATTACATTGTTAGCTGGTTAACATTTGCAAATCCACTGTGACCAAGgattatataaatacacacacacacacacacacacatatatatatgtacattttaATTTGATATTAGGAAATTCACCTTCCTACTCCCCATGTTGTGCTTTGGCTGGGATGTGGTTAGGGTGGTGAAGACTCTTGCTGTTCCATGTGTTGCTATACCTTGGATGCTTCAGGCTGCTGCTGTAGTGACGTTATAACTCTGACAAGTAAGAAAATAATGAATGTCCATGATACTACTCTAACGTACTGCAGATCCACAGACCACAGCAAAGCAGAACATCCAAGGTTTGCCTCAGCCTGCCTCATTTTGGAACATGGCCCGGAGTCCTTGCTCTCACACTACGACCTTACATCCCTGGCAGGCTGCGTGAAATTACATGCTAGAGGAAAGCAAAAGGTTTCCTATGATATTTCCAGGTTTTCTTTAATTCCACACAGCCCATCAATAAGTGTTGATTAGCAGGGAGAATGACCTCAATTCACGTCAGCTATAGGATGTGTTTTcctggagggaaaggaagaatatGATTTCCGCCTCTCAAAGATAAGGATTATCACCGGTTTTAAAAGCATGATTTTGCTCTTattgtctcttttcttttataGAAACCCTTCAAATGAAGGGAAGACTAATGGTAGGTCAGTGTTTAATGGTTTGAAATGCCAAGGCTTTGTCGAATAGTAACATTGATGTGTCACACCTCAGATCTAGATTCTCTGGGGTTTAACAGTTGCATTATGATAGAAAGGAATTCAGGTTTTGTATCCACTTTTGGACATCTGCTGATCACTCACTTATTTGTCAATACACCTGCCTTTAACTTTAATCATTTGGCCTTCCAAATGTGAGATAGAGTTTTCCAGAGAGTCTGTAGTCCAGGTTCTTAAAGTGTTACTATTACTTTTGATATCAATGGGATGCATTTGAAGCCTAATTTTTTGAGAGCCACAAATTCCACtgtctctgcagaaaaaaactaagaaaataaaataaaattaaaggggATGATAAAAGTAATAGAATATTAATTTAGTGGTATATCAGGTATTCAGCGTGAATTTCTGGATCATGACATTTTCACTGCTTGCTTATCTGGGTATATTTATGTCAGGCTTGTATTTCTCACATCTAAGTCCTATTAATGCTGGAGGTTTCATTAACTGATTTCAGTTTCTACTGTATGGATGCCGAAAGAATCAAAATGCCCATCATTTCAACCAGAATTCCCTTCAATCTGTGGATAAACTGCTTCTAACTCAAAGGATATCAGTCCTGCATATTAAAGAATgatataataatatattattaatacTTCAGATTGACAGGTCTTAgaaatcaatatattttaacagtTTTTGGTTTTAGAGTAGCTAATCAGATTTATACTGGCTGAAGACAGATGATTTTTTGTCAGTGATTAGGAATCATACTATGCTGCTTTTTtacagagaagaaacaagaaaaatgaataGCAAAGGTGGAAAGTGAAAGAGTTCAGCTAAACATCTTTAAGTTTTAAGGTTATTCAAATATTAGTTTGGGGGAAATTAGGGCgtaaaaccacaaaaacaaattTAAAGCATGATTTCCCATAGTTCCATTGTTCTGGACAGgtcaaaataacatttaattatgtttttgcCATGTATGACCTAGCAGTTTTTAATGCAGAGGCTATGACAGATGGGATAACCTACTGATAGCACTACTCTTGAGCATAAATTTTGCAGAGTTTGCTTCCTACTCTGAGTCACTCACATTCTCATTTTCTCTGGCTTCCGTCCAAGCTCATGTTTCATCCTATCCATGTAATGTAGTTATTTCTGCTTAATACAAGTTATTCAGCTCAGATACAGGCTTGTCTTGTCTTGACTAAGATACTACTGAATATAGCAATTAGAAGCCAAATTCAAAACTTATTGTAACATTGAAGGGTTTAGCTCCATGTTTTCATGGTAAGCAAAAGTTTCTAACAGTACTGAAATATGACAGCATTTCTACTGTGTAATGTTCATTTATCTGAATTACCGTGGTTTCAATATGTTCTACAGCTTTTATATTAATAAGAAACTCTACTGTTTTCATGATTAATGATACAGTTGGAATAGCTACATCTGCCAGTGTGAGTTTTTCTAGAGAATCTGCTTTACTTCAGTAGGAAATTGAAATACTTCCCCCACCACCCCTTTAGGATTCCTGAATTTTTATGGCTCCCAAAGAAGGTGAGTGAGATTCAGTCTGAGTCTAAGACACCTAAAATTCATCTACATGTGAGTTAAGTGTCTAAGCTCTTGTTGTAGTCAAATGAGATCTAGTGAATACAAAATAAAGAAGGGCTATTCAGTTGACTCTCAAATGCTCACCTACATTTCATCAGCTGAATGGACCTCATCTCCATTGACTCTGTTCATTGCCTATCCAAGTTAGAGATACATTGCCTAAACACTGACATCCAGAGACATTTTAGATACCTTCGGTCTTGTGTGGGACTTGTGTCACATCTACCAGTCTTACATGAACACTGCGGATATCGCAGGTGGCATTAGAGTTATATTTTCAGGCAACTGAATCACAGTATAGGTGCCTTAATATTAATGTGGAAATCTGCCCATGGAGCCAGCATTTTTCAGGACATTGTCCACATGAAGTCCTTGTTTTGAAGAGTTCGTactaaattacagaaaaaaaagtagtggtGGGAGAAGAGACGATTAATGTGACTTATCAATAGCAGAGATAGGTACTTTCAAGCTACCCAGAGTTATGCACTTTTCTTACTATTTGTCCCTTCCTCATCCTGCCCCTGTTTGCTTAGCAGTTGTTGCTGTAAGCAAGCTGAGCAATGTTTAACATGACCACAGGCTCCTCATTCTCAGAAGCAGTGAATAAACTTCTCAAGGCACCACAATTCACTTCTATGGGTGAACTCTACTGAAGGCGACTCTCTGGCTCATTTGTTTCTCATGCATAGACCACTTATGTTCTCATTGTGTCTAGTGGTTGAGCATTCACTTTGGCTGGATGCAGCAACCATGCAGTCATGTTGAATCACCAGCAAAAGCTGGTTACACCTAGACTTGAGTACAGCAGCGAATGCTTCAAAACTAATTTctgttcacattttcttttttttttttttccctcttaagcaAAAGCAACCCAAGCAGAGAAATGGCTGTGCAGGTCTGCATTTTCCTATTGAGAAAGTAGATCCTGCAAAACTTTGTTGTACTGGTTgaagtcaggtaggaatgtcaggtgACATTTTCCTTCTTGTCTCCATGCAGCTTTCAGAGGGAATCAATGCAGGCCAAGGACTAGGTATCGAAATCATCGCTACCTTCCAGCTGGTGTTGTGTGTCCTCGCCACCACAGACCGGAGAAGGAATGATGTCTCAGGATCAGCACCTTTGGCCATTGGTCTCTCCGTTGCCTTGGGACATCTTCTTGCTGTAAGTTTTAGCTCTCACAGTTGATATGTGCAATGTCCCACCACAGGATGGGCCACTGAAGGCAGGAAGATGATGGGCAGATGAtagtttcttccttctccttccactTCAGAGACTGACCTAGTTTCTGCAGCATGCATGGCCCGTCTTTCTTTCACAACTTTCACAAAAAGTGATGAGGTTGCACATCTGGGAGGAGTCGCTGCAGTAGGACCCATTTGCCTGGTGGGACAGCACAAGCACATGGCAAACagttttccccccctttttctgaGGAAGAGCAGGTGGGATGAGGGAAGCTGTTGTAAGCATCCGAACCATGCTGCAGGCTGCCACTTAGGCTCCTGTGTAATGAAGATGCCACATGTGCATCCGTGCCTCACCACTGGTTCTCTTTCCACCTCCTAGATTGATTACACCGGTTGTGGAATTAACCCAGCCAGATCTTTTGGCTCAGCGCTGATTGCCAACAACTTTGAAAATCACTGGGTAAGTTGAATAAATTTGTTTAGTTTACAAGAGGCTCTGCATATGCATAATCTACAAGGTCAGAAACAGTTAAACATGTATCGTTAGCACCAAGTCAGTGAGTTGCCGTTTCTATTTCATTTAACAAAGAATAATCTCCTTTTGCTCGTGACCAGCCTCAGGAGGTCACAAAGTCCTCAAGCTGAGTGTATATGTTCAAAGTCTTACAGTAAATTTTCTTTaagtttatttatttcaaatattttaaacattaaagccGCATTACACAGAATTCTGTATTGAGTATTTATTGTTTAAACTGAGTTTGTGAAGTGCTACTTCTTAATCTGGTAAAACCTAATTTAGGAAGGTTCTTAAGCAGGTTTATAAGCTGAAATGAATCATCCAATGATCCATCCATATATGGAAGCTAATAAAGTGTTCATCTTCTTACAGTTAAGTGTCTGCTTAAGTGCTTTCATGGAAACACTATAAATTTTAGATTATTCCCTGTGGTTAAATGTGGTTAAAATAAGGAACTTCACAAAAAATGTACTTCTTTCACTAAAGCTCAATAAAGAAGGCTGATATGAAAGCCCTAAATGAGCATGTGTTcttgaatatttaaaatgcagcttgttCCAACTCTCCCACTGATGACTGTGGCAGCCAGTTGCATAAGCAACCATGGAAATTTAGTGGTAGTACAATGGATTGTGAAAATTTTGGATATGATGCCATTTTAATCTAAAGAGTAAAACACAAAAGGAGGACACTGGGGAAATTTTGCCATTATTTCCCACTTAAACACTTTTATTGGGATAGTAATGTAATGTAACTGAGCTAGTAGCTAGTATTTTCAGGTttcatagaaaaattattttcatttgtacaGAGAGAAGGAGATAGAGATAATAATTCATATTAAACCACTAATATTgctgaataaaagaaaacatgttttcagacTCAGAAATTCTTTGGCCGTGTAAATCCCTCAAAATCATCTGTTAATTCTAATCAAATCAACCTGTCTACTAAAATACTTTTACTACCTCTCCCTCCGAACTTTACTTGCCTTAAGTGATTAGACCAGTACCATTACAGCAATACCACTAGCTAAATAACAGCTAGTAGCAAATTAAGCCCCTAATTAGGTCCTCACTAAGTATTACTTTCTAATTCACCTATCACTGAAAGTGAGTGGGAGAATGGACTAATGTCCTTGTTGCTTTTAGAAACTGTGCCCCCCCTGCCAAAATTCTGTGGACTAACTGAGAGGTTTTACCAGTAGATACCTGATTTTAAATATCAGAACTTGACAACATAGTCACAGTTATTAATCTCTGGGTCTATCGCCAATTCATGGTGAGAAATTTCTTGCCATGCAGTTAATATTCAGGTGATAGACTGTAATGTTAATGTTTTCACTGTAAATTTTGTAGTGAAAATCCTCAGAGGAGATTTTCAGAACAGCTTCAAATGCGGTGATATCTGATGTATTAACTGGATTTGGAACTGTGTTTCAGATCTTCTGGGTTGGCCCAATTATTGGAGGAGCAAGTGCTGCCCTGATTTACGACTTCGTCCTGGCTCCCCGAAGCAGCGACCTGACTGACCGCATGAAGGTGTGGACCAGCGGACAAGTGGAAGAGTATGATCTGGAAGGAGATGATATGAACTCCCGGGTTGAAATGAAGCCAAAATAAAGAAggacaaggggggaaaaaaaaaaaagtacattggTTTCCGAAGATTTTATCAGTGTTATAGACTCTTTGTAAACCAGCAAGCagtactttgttttttaattcaatatGAGTTTCCATTTTTTTACCACCAATCTTAATAGCATTTTTGTATCTGGGGTTTTCAATTACAAAGTCTTCAGGCCAAGAAGTCATTAGACACTTTTACGTGAGCTAAATAAATTGGGCTGAAATTTAACCCCTCCCTCACCATCACCAACTATTCTGGTGTATTCAGTGTGGGTGGTTCTCCCAGCATATCTCTCAGTAATGTTAATTAATTCAAATGACCAGTCTGTTTGCTGAAAGAATAGATACCGAGGACAGAGAACCATCTGTACCAATAACAGGGGACTTATATGGGAAAAAGTATTTATACAAATATGCAAGGCTGGTATCTAATGCCAGCAACGCATCTGAAAAACTATCTCAAATCATTGCCCAAAAGCACCTTTTGGAAGGAAAGGCCACTGAAAATTACTTGTTATGTAGAATTAACCATAATTTTCTAAATGATTTTAATCTCTGCGAAAGAGGGCCAGAAAGGTTAAGCAGGACAAGAATCTCCAGAGTCCCAGGATCCATTTAGATTTTCTAAGTGTTTCATTCTCCCTGAACATGCATCCAGCTCACTGTGAGGGAACAGAATATATGACAAAAAAATGTACAGATACATTAATTCCTGGGAAGTAATAAATAGAAGTCAAATTAGAGAGTAGTAATAACAATGACAACAAGAACAACATGGTGCCAATATGTAAACAGGATTGTATTGTGCCCGTGACTACTCTGCTTTTGTTCATCTTAGGTAATTTAACAGTATGTtacaaaacaaaccaggaaaaaaaaaaaaaagcccctttctTCTTGACACTATTCTAATAGCCAGTGCTGTGACATTCAGGGACAATGAATAGATATACACACAGTATATTTTCTAATGAGGGACAAATACATACCTGTGTGTAAGTCCATTTTGGGGGtcgttgctttgtttttttatatatatatatatatatatataaatgtttatatatatgttttatacaGAAAGCCTAGTATACTGTTTTGTAAGAAAATAAGAGCATAAGACAAGTGGAAAGAATTGCATCAGTGCTTAGCAAAATAAATGACACTGGAAACGTAAAGAAAATTAACACTCTAAACGATGTGGAAGACTATTTTCTGTTTtcgtttttgtgtgtgtgctacTTATGTTTTCCTGAGTAACCCAAAGCATTAGCTGGTCTTACCTACTAACCATAGGATATAGTTAAAGCAGATACATGCTGATATACTTGTTCTGCACTAAACAGTTTTACCTAAGAAATGAGGCCCAGAGGAACCTACATAAAAAGCTGCACACTTTACCGTTCAGACAAACACCCCAGAGGTAGTATGATGGATGTCTGCTGTTAGAGAGGCAGTGTGGACGTGGGAATTGAGGGAGGGTTGACATGGGAATCCATACAGCTTGGATCATTTCATCAAGCTGAGCAGatgtacaatgaaaaaaaaaaaagaaaaaaagaaaatcgccagcaaattaaaacaatacattttatCTTTCTTGTCTACAGTTGGTGCGTTATCTTGTGTATTGTCTATGTACATACAGCATGATTGGATTTTGGggtggtttaaaaataaacaaaatcaattgTGCTAACACACGAAATGTTCACGATTCTTGATTTTCAATTTGTCTTGCAACACAATGCAATTTCATTCTCTCTACCGTTCTTCAGGTGCCAACCTGTAAGACTGAGACAATTTCTGCATTTCCACTCTTGACTGCTCCTTTGATTTGGTGCTAGCTTTTGGGAAAAGGAAGCTTCTGTCTTTGTACAGCAGGCAAAGCAGGCCCTTACCTGGAAGTAAGCCCTATCTTTCCAGAATCTTTATTTGCTGGTATTCTAGTGCATCTGTTGACCCCAGATTAACTCTTTTTTTGCCTATGAGCCAGAACAGTTGCAGAAGTCACCCACAGTAAATAGGTTGTTTTGACAAGCTTGAGGTGACTTAACACATACAATGATGGAGAAAATGTGAACCTCACAATTTGTTCCTCAGCCTACACCTTGAGAAGAGCAATATCTTGGCCTATTTTCTATGTTTCAAAgtccaaaactttgaagaaaagcaaaactgcctTTCTGTTTGTGTGTAGTAGGACTACATCATATTAGCTGCTCTAGCTGCTGCTTATGATCAccacaataataaataaaatagatgaaAGATGTACAATAACTGTTTCACtagtgaagaaacaaaaaacaggTCAAAGTAAATGAAGTGTGATTTGTCGGTGTATTTATTCACAGTGATAATGTTTAAAGGATTTATAGTAAAGCTCTAGGAAATTAAGTGAAAAGGTGTTTCAACAGAATTCCAGGCTTAAACCCCTCCCTTCATCTTAAAGGAGGAAAAGCTTAATagtacatttaaaatgcttttgtagtACTTAGATCctgaactgaaaacagcagtctcTAAACAATGCAAGGCCATAGCTGCTAATGGTCTCTCCACTCCTGGCACAAATGGTTTTGCTTTGTGCTAGACAAGGAGACTTAAAAGTTGTCATCATCTcgttaaaatatttggaaaataccCAGCAAAGGAATTAAAAGCAGGAAGCAGCAAGTATCGAAACCCACTAGCACATGTCAAGTGGGCAAATGTATTTACATGTGATCAACCAGAAACTCAACAAAATCTCCCTGACATCAAAAGGGAGCCTGGAACACAGTTGTTTAAAAGAGCTCCCATGAGGTATGTGCTAATAGTTGCCGACCTATGGACAGACAGACCATGTCTGTGCCCTGGTAATTCCTGGCGACAAACCTCTGTATTTCTCACACTTTCTTACAGGAAAAGATGATAAAGGGTAGAGTGGCTAGGGACCACCTGCCATGGTCTCAGTAGCCACCCTGTCTTGTAGCCCACAACATACCAGATAACCACAGAGAGTGGCTCTACAAATCCTAGTAAATGAAAAAGCACAAGGGAATATTCCCAAGCACAGGAACACAGTTCTCAGTGTCTGCACCATCCCAACTAATATTGTCCCAAGTTTTTCCAAGGCAAAGTTGAGCAATGCCAAGATGATCCATTTTGTTTTGTCTGAGGGTCAGTTCTCATCCCAGGGATAGACCCCAGCATGCAGAGGTACTCACTCGGTGGTTTAGGCAGCTGACAAAGTACCAAGTGTTTTTTGCAAGCACCAGCACAAGACAACTCAGAAGAAGCCTGAGCAAGGTGCTTTGAATTCATCCCCGGAGAAACTGCTGCTCCATTGATTCTATACACAATCTAAGGAGATATGGGTCCTAACTTTAGTCATCTATCTTTAGAAGTAAATACATGCTCTGCCTCCCCATTGTAACTGTGGCAATTTAATTTTAGATTTCATGTTGCTCAACTCTACATAGACTTTTAACACGTGCAAGGAAAGAAAGGCGATTGAAACATAACATAATGACAGCCAATAAGCCAGGAAACTTCCATTGTCTTCCCATATCCACCAGCTGCACCAGTCACAATTCACagcttaatgtttttaaaaattaaaataacacaataatagtaataaagaTTTTCTCATAGTATTTCAAtgttttccctccttttgccCAGCTGAAGCTTGGACGTGCCAGGAGTCACacaataaaattatattaagaaTATGGCTGTTATGATTCAGTTGAAGCCTGGGCTCTAGTAAACATCTGTGTCAAGAATGGTTCCGGGTTTCATTTTACTCAAGCCTGATGTCCTTGAAAGGACCATATTTTTTGTGTAAAAGTTGTCCAATATTACAGAAATTACTTAGTCCAGAACTCCTTCTGGGACAAATGCATCATTATATAGACTTCCCAAAGCCAAACTGTGAAATCAAATCTTTGTTTAAATAGGTTCAGTGATAATTAGACATTAGCCATCTATAAGATCACATCGCTTTAGGTGCTTGAAATTGTATGCCACATGTTCCTGAGAAGGCACAATTCCTGTTGACTTCAAGATTCGCTCGTGCTGTTGGACAAATCTAATACATTCAGATCTACAAAGGGAGTTAACACACTAAATTCTGATTTGACAGGAGTGGGACTTCACTTAAACCCTCTCAGTGAAATCCTATTCTTGCTGAAGCCACAGTCATTGTCGTTTGGGAAAGCAAAACTTGACCGCAACTATTTACCACCAGGTAAAAACCCAATTTACCACCAGATCAGTTATTTGTTGCTGCGTGTCTTTGCTTCTGAGTAAAACTTTCTAGGGACCTGTGCTCCTGACCGCTTCCATGTAACCATGGATGCCTGCCCATGGCCATTCCTGTTCTTCTACACCCTGTCTAATCCTGCAGGGAGAGATGGGCAGGTAATAATGATTGGGAGAATCCGTCAACTACCTCAGCTCTAATGGTCTTCAGATGTGGATGTCAGCCCTATTGCCTGTAATACTGTGATAAATTACTGTATACTTCATCATTTGGTAAAGAGGCTGAGGGCAAAATGACCACAGAAACGAAGAATGGATGGAGGGAAGTGGCACCCTGCATAAAAAGCAACtgat contains the following coding sequences:
- the AQP1 gene encoding aquaporin-1, whose translation is MASEFKKKMFWRAVVAEFLAMSLFIFISIGSALGFSFPVVGNKTSTRSQDNVKVSLAFGLSIATMAQSVGHISGAHLNPAVTLGLLLSCQISIFKALMYIIAQCLGAVVATAILSGVTSSLPNNLLGLNSLSEGINAGQGLGIEIIATFQLVLCVLATTDRRRNDVSGSAPLAIGLSVALGHLLAIDYTGCGINPARSFGSALIANNFENHWIFWVGPIIGGASAALIYDFVLAPRSSDLTDRMKVWTSGQVEEYDLEGDDMNSRVEMKPK